A stretch of the Bombyx mori chromosome 12, ASM3026992v2 genome encodes the following:
- the LOC110386479 gene encoding uncharacterized protein LOC110386479: MTILGLTYDRNLNFRPHLERITGKALNIYKAIAQAAKATWGLNPDIIRIIYTAVIEPIMLYAASSWAITTNREYIRRKLDNLSRIFAIKISKAHRTASYTSVLLLGRILPLDLRIAEAAELYKIKNGSPIPMLPGRPIEKRTSIYRLPHPACRDDLHFKILQTQEELIEVTNKTPTIYTDGSKLEGRVGGAATWWEQGEERKSKSFRLNPYNSVFQAEIVAIQEALMMIAKSQHKVVNIISDSRSGLQAIINTNTTHPLIFNIQTTMRNLASMNKTANLFWIKAHAGIPGNERADEIAKKAALTNKQAPKYDGVPLSYVRHTLRQTTIDKWQQRYTEATTGMTTKMFFVDVRRAHKILSKMKVNNIIAQLLTGHGGFGEYLFRFKLKSNPYCECDGGVCETVLHILTECPRFGFRRMETEQILDFAMDTQNFPSIIEDDSAREAFLKFAINSIKIANNRNNSIMKYAID; the protein is encoded by the coding sequence ATGACAATTCTGGGTTTAACCTATGACAGAAATCTAAACTTTAGACCCCATCTGGAACGAATCACAGGAAAAGCCCTAAATATCTATAAGGCAATAGCCCAAGCGGCAAAAGCAACTTGGGGACTGAACCCCGACATCATAAGAATTATATACACGGCAGTCATAGAGCCCATTATGCTATACGCTGCAAGTTCATGGGCAATCACTACGAACAGAGAGTACATTAGGCGTAAACTAGACAATCTATCCAGGATATTCGCCATCAAAATATCGAAAGCTCACAGGACAGCCTCATACACATCAGTGCTCCTTTTGGGAAGAATCCTACCGCTCGACCTCCGGATAGCGGAGGCTGCTGAGCTATACAAAATCAAAAATGGCTCGCCGATCCCCATGCTACCAGGTAGACCTATAGAAAAGAGAACAAGCATATATAGACTACCCCATCCAGCCTGTAGAGATGACCTACACTTCAAGATATTACAAACCCAAGAAGAGCTGATAGAGGTAACAAACAAAACCCCGACCATTTATACCGACGGGAGTAAACTAGAAGGAAGAGTCGGTGGAGCTGCAACTTGGTGGGAACAGGGGGAAGAGAGGAAATCCAAAAGCTTCCGTTTAAACCCGTACAACTCAGTCTTCCAGGCGGAAATAGTCGCAATACAAGAAGCACTAATGATGATAGCAAAATCACAACATAAAGTAGTCAACATCATTAGTGACTCGAGATCTGGGCTGCAGGCCATTATTAACACCAACACTACTCACCCATTAATCTTCAATATACAAACCACCATGAGGAACTTGGCCAGTATGAACAAGACAGCAAACCTGTTCTGGATAAAGGCCCACGCCGGGATACCAGGCAATGAAAGAGCTGACGAAATAGCAAAAAAAGCAGCCTTAACTAACAAACAGGCACCAAAATACGATGGAGTCCCACTATCATATGTACGACACACACTAAGGCAAACCACCATAGACAAATGGCAACAAAGATATACTGAGGCAACGACGGGAATGACTACAAAGATGTTCTTTGTAGATGTTCGCCGCGCCCACAAGATACTTAGTAAAATGAAAGTTAACAACATCATAGCACAGCTCTTAACTGGCCACGGTGGGTTCGGCGAATATCTATTTAGGTTCAAACTCAAAAGCAATCCCTACTGTGAGTGTGATGGCGGGGTCTGTGAAACTGTCCTCCACATTCTAACAGAATGTCCTAGGTTCGGATTTAGACGCATGGAAACAGAACAGATCTTGGACTTTGCCATGGACACTCAAAACTTCCCCAGTATTATCGAGGACGACAGTGCTAGAGAAGCGTTCCTGAAATTCGCTATAAACAGTATAAAAATTGCCAACAACAGAAATAATAGTATAATGAAATACGCTATAGATTAA